AGCGGTGGTGCGCTGGAGACAGAGCCGAAGGTTGTCGTCCCGGTAAGACCATTCCTGCGGCGGGCCATGTTCGAGCTGCTCGTGTACATGTGCTTCGGCGTGCGGCTCCAGGACGAGGTGCTCGACGAGATCGAGGAGCTCCAGAACTCTGCGCTGTGCTCCATCACCGCCTTCCCGGTCTTCGCTTTGTTCCCGGCGATCACCAAGAGGCTCTTCCGGAAGCGGTGGGCGGAGTACTTGGAGTTGCGCCGGAGGCTGGACGGGATCTTCACCCCTCTCATCTACTCCACCACGCGTGACGACACACGGTCGTGCTACGCCGACTCGCTGCAAGCGATACGCGTGGCAGACGAAGGCGGCCGCCCGCTCACGGACATGGAGAAGGTCAGCCTCTGTTGCGAGTTCCTGGATGGAGGTACGGACACCACCGTCACCttgctggagtggaccatggccGAGCTAGCCAGCCGCCCCGACATTCAGACCAAGGTCTACGAGGAGATAAAGTCATCTGCGGAGTTCAGTGACTGCGACCCGCTGGCGATGCCATACCTGAAGGCCGTCATCCTTGAGAGCTTGCGGCTGCACCCGCCAAGCCACTTCGTCCTGCCGCACGGCACAAAGAACGATGCCATAATCGAGGGTTACGAGGTGCCCAAGGGCGCACAGCTCAACTTCTTGGTGGCCGAGATCGGCCGTGACCCCGCGGTCTGGACAGACGCGCTGGAGTTTCGGCCGGAGAGATTCTTGGATGGCGGCGAGGGCTGCAGCGTGGACATCACGGGGAGCAGGGAGATCAAGATGATGCCGTTCGGAGCTGGCCGTAGGATGTGCCCCGCGTACTCCCTGGGCATGCACCATGCCGAGTACTTCCTAGCGAGGCTGGTGAGGGAGATGGAGTGGCAGCCAGCGGTGGAGGGA
This region of Lolium perenne isolate Kyuss_39 chromosome 2, Kyuss_2.0, whole genome shotgun sequence genomic DNA includes:
- the LOC127334901 gene encoding cytochrome P450 89A9-like; translation: MEDGFFNTPLLLLCITLAAALMFLLRHRRKAQLPPGPPALLFLAKFLALRRSIFDLIPLLLELHARYGPVISVHLFQTFVFIRDRHVAHRVLVQAGATFADRPRKSDPELLFSAGGRDITSSPYGPYWRLLRRNLVVGSLSPARVREFASARRWACDALVSNLLRAQKSGGALETEPKVVVPVRPFLRRAMFELLVYMCFGVRLQDEVLDEIEELQNSALCSITAFPVFALFPAITKRLFRKRWAEYLELRRRLDGIFTPLIYSTTRDDTRSCYADSLQAIRVADEGGRPLTDMEKVSLCCEFLDGGTDTTVTLLEWTMAELASRPDIQTKVYEEIKSSAEFSDCDPLAMPYLKAVILESLRLHPPSHFVLPHGTKNDAIIEGYEVPKGAQLNFLVAEIGRDPAVWTDALEFRPERFLDGGEGCSVDITGSREIKMMPFGAGRRMCPAYSLGMHHAEYFLARLVREMEWQPAVEGEAVDMTEKLYFTTVMKHPLHVRIIVRN